One region of Flavobacterium sp. GSB-24 genomic DNA includes:
- a CDS encoding Fic family protein codes for MWNIDLTYRTEFQSTFDRLYQKRQELQTSRPLPNIALHKIRESLSIEWTYNSNSIEGNTMSLRETQMVIQEGITIKGKSLREHFETHNHDKAIDYLYSIVDDNYKLRSIDILSIHGLVLRSIEDDFAGRIRNGGVRISGANFMPPNANKVSDYLDELIDFINTNPLGLNDIELATIYHHKLVWIHPFFDGNGRTVRLTMNLLLMRSGFPPAIILKNDRKKYYEALNQANNGNYQKLTLLMCQALERTLNIYLSAMPGSSYDYQSIQNIVSEPDTPYGQEYVSLLARTGKIDAYKEGRNWYTTKEAIEEYMATRKRKR; via the coding sequence ATGTGGAATATAGATCTAACATACAGAACAGAATTTCAGTCAACCTTTGATCGATTGTACCAAAAAAGGCAGGAACTGCAAACCAGCAGACCATTGCCAAATATTGCTTTGCATAAAATTAGAGAAAGTTTATCTATAGAATGGACGTACAATTCTAATAGTATTGAAGGAAATACAATGAGTTTGCGCGAAACCCAGATGGTGATTCAAGAAGGAATTACAATTAAAGGAAAATCACTTCGCGAACATTTTGAAACTCATAATCATGATAAAGCTATCGATTATCTTTATTCTATTGTTGATGACAATTACAAACTTAGAAGCATTGATATACTTTCTATTCATGGTTTAGTTTTACGTTCTATCGAAGATGATTTTGCAGGGCGAATTCGTAATGGAGGCGTTCGAATTTCGGGAGCTAATTTTATGCCTCCAAATGCCAATAAAGTTTCCGATTATTTGGACGAATTAATTGATTTTATCAATACAAATCCTCTTGGTTTAAATGATATTGAACTCGCAACAATCTATCATCATAAACTAGTCTGGATTCATCCTTTTTTTGACGGGAACGGACGCACAGTTCGCTTAACCATGAATTTATTATTGATGCGCTCTGGTTTTCCTCCTGCAATCATTTTAAAAAATGATCGCAAGAAATACTATGAAGCACTTAATCAAGCTAATAACGGTAATTATCAAAAACTAACACTTTTAATGTGTCAAGCACTTGAGCGAACACTCAATATTTATTTAAGTGCTATGCCAGGAAGTAGTTACGACTACCAATCCATACAAAATATCGTTAGCGAACCCGACACACCATATGGTCAGGAATATGTAAGTTTGTTGGCCAGAACAGGAAAAATAGACGCTTATAAAGAAGGTCGAAATTGGTATACAACCAAGGAAGCTATCGAAGAATATATGGCAACAAGAAAAAGAAAACGCTAG
- the uvrA gene encoding excinuclease ABC subunit UvrA, producing the protein MLEKDNTIEVLGARVHNLKNIDISIPREKLVVITGLSGSGKSSLAFDTIYAEGQRRYVETFSAYARQFLGGLERPDVDKIDGLSPVIAIEQKTTSKSPRSTVGTITEIYDFLRLLYARGADAYSYNTGEKMVSYSDEQIKDLIIQDYKGKRINILAPVIKARKGHYAELFQQITKQGFLKVRVNGEVQDLVSGMKLDRYKTHDIEIVVDRMQIEDTPDNQKRLAESINTAMHHGENVLMILDQDSNEVRYFSRNLMCPTTGISYQNPEPNLFSFNSPKGACPHCNGLGTVHEINVKKIIPNPKLSIKSGGFAPLGEYKSSWIFKQLETIGEKFGFKITDPIEKIPEEAMTMILYGGKDKFAVNSKDLGVTREYKIDFEGISNFIKNQYDESATTSIKRWAKDFMDEINCPVCDGSRLKKEAQFFRVNEKNITELCDTDISDLTAWFQDLNNHLSDKQLLIASEVVKEIKDRLNFLMNVGLNYLALSRSSKSLSGGEAQRIRLATQIGSQLVGVLYILDEPSIGLHQRDNEKLIKSLEQLRDIGNSVIVVEHDKDMIETADYVIDIGPKAGKYGGEIISIGTPAETLKSNTITAQYLNGKMKLEIPKKRRKGNGKFLKLTGATGNNLKNVSIEIPLGQLTCVTGVSGSGKSTLINETLYPILNAYYFNGVKKPQPYKKIEGLEHIDKVIDIDQSPIGRTPRSNPATYTEVFTEIRNLFTMTSESMIRGYKAGRFSFNVKGGRCETCEGSGVRTIEMNFLPDVYVECETCQGKRFNRETLEIRYKGKSISDVLDMTVDEAVPFFENIPKIYRKIKTIQDVGLGYITLGQQSTTLSGGEAQRIKLAGELSKKDTGNTFYILDEPTTGLHFEDIRVLMEVINKLVDKGNTILVIEHNMDVIKLADYIIDIGPEGGKGGGQLVAKGTPEEVAKNKKSYTAKFLKKELE; encoded by the coding sequence ATGTTAGAAAAAGACAATACTATTGAAGTTCTTGGTGCAAGAGTTCATAATCTAAAAAATATCGATATCTCTATTCCGAGAGAAAAACTAGTTGTAATTACTGGTTTATCTGGTTCTGGAAAATCGTCTTTGGCGTTTGACACTATCTATGCTGAAGGTCAGCGTCGTTATGTTGAAACTTTTTCGGCATATGCCAGACAATTCCTCGGCGGGTTGGAACGTCCTGATGTAGATAAAATCGACGGACTTTCGCCTGTAATTGCTATTGAACAAAAAACTACCAGCAAAAGCCCACGCTCGACTGTTGGAACTATCACTGAAATTTACGATTTTCTGCGACTTCTATACGCACGTGGTGCAGACGCTTACAGTTACAACACTGGCGAAAAAATGGTTTCGTATTCTGATGAACAAATTAAAGATTTGATTATTCAGGATTACAAAGGAAAAAGAATTAATATTCTCGCTCCCGTAATTAAAGCCAGAAAAGGACATTATGCCGAATTATTCCAGCAGATTACCAAACAAGGATTTTTAAAAGTCCGCGTAAACGGCGAAGTTCAGGATTTAGTTTCTGGAATGAAACTGGATCGTTACAAAACCCATGACATTGAAATTGTTGTAGATAGAATGCAGATTGAAGACACACCTGACAATCAGAAAAGGTTGGCTGAAAGTATTAATACAGCAATGCATCATGGTGAAAATGTTTTAATGATTTTAGATCAGGACAGTAATGAAGTGCGCTATTTCAGTAGAAATTTAATGTGTCCGACAACAGGAATATCTTATCAAAATCCAGAGCCGAATTTATTTTCATTTAACTCTCCAAAAGGCGCGTGTCCGCATTGTAATGGATTAGGCACTGTTCATGAAATCAATGTAAAAAAGATTATTCCAAATCCGAAATTATCGATAAAAAGCGGTGGTTTTGCGCCTCTTGGCGAATATAAATCTTCTTGGATTTTCAAGCAGTTAGAAACAATCGGAGAAAAATTCGGATTTAAAATCACCGATCCAATCGAGAAAATTCCAGAAGAAGCCATGACCATGATTTTGTATGGCGGAAAAGATAAATTTGCCGTAAACTCAAAAGATCTTGGCGTAACGAGAGAATATAAAATTGATTTTGAAGGAATTTCTAATTTCATCAAAAATCAATACGATGAAAGTGCCACAACAAGCATAAAACGCTGGGCAAAAGATTTTATGGACGAAATTAACTGTCCCGTTTGTGATGGTTCTCGTTTGAAAAAAGAAGCACAGTTTTTTAGAGTGAATGAAAAAAATATCACCGAATTGTGTGATACGGATATATCTGATTTGACTGCCTGGTTTCAGGATTTGAATAATCATTTATCAGACAAACAGCTTTTGATTGCTTCTGAAGTGGTAAAAGAGATAAAAGATCGTTTGAACTTTTTGATGAATGTTGGTTTGAATTATCTGGCTTTAAGCCGAAGCTCAAAATCGCTTTCTGGTGGTGAAGCACAGCGTATTCGTTTGGCAACACAAATTGGTTCGCAATTGGTTGGAGTTCTCTATATTCTGGATGAACCAAGTATTGGTTTACATCAAAGAGACAACGAAAAACTGATTAAATCTTTGGAGCAGTTACGTGATATCGGAAACTCGGTTATTGTGGTTGAACATGATAAAGACATGATCGAAACAGCTGATTACGTTATTGATATTGGTCCAAAAGCAGGAAAATACGGCGGAGAAATCATCAGTATTGGAACTCCCGCAGAAACTTTAAAATCAAATACCATTACTGCTCAATATTTGAATGGTAAAATGAAATTAGAGATTCCGAAAAAGCGTAGAAAAGGAAATGGGAAATTCTTAAAACTAACCGGCGCAACAGGAAATAACCTGAAAAATGTTTCTATTGAAATACCTTTGGGACAATTAACCTGCGTAACTGGAGTTTCTGGAAGTGGTAAATCGACTTTAATTAACGAAACACTCTACCCGATTCTAAATGCGTATTATTTTAATGGCGTAAAAAAACCACAGCCTTATAAAAAGATTGAAGGTTTAGAACATATTGACAAAGTAATTGATATAGATCAAAGTCCGATTGGAAGAACACCGCGTTCAAATCCAGCGACTTATACCGAAGTTTTTACAGAAATTAGAAATCTGTTTACAATGACTTCTGAAAGCATGATTCGTGGTTACAAAGCGGGGCGTTTCAGCTTTAACGTAAAAGGCGGACGTTGCGAAACCTGCGAAGGTTCTGGTGTAAGAACAATCGAAATGAACTTTCTTCCAGATGTTTACGTAGAATGCGAAACTTGTCAGGGAAAACGTTTTAACAGAGAAACTTTAGAAATTAGATATAAAGGAAAATCAATTTCTGATGTATTGGATATGACAGTTGATGAAGCGGTTCCGTTTTTCGAAAACATTCCGAAAATTTACCGTAAAATCAAAACCATCCAAGATGTTGGTTTAGGCTATATTACACTTGGTCAACAAAGTACCACTCTTTCCGGAGGAGAAGCGCAGCGAATTAAACTGGCTGGAGAACTATCTAAAAAAGATACTGGAAATACATTTTATATCCTAGACGAACCTACAACCGGATTACACTTTGAAGACATTCGCGTTTTAATGGAAGTAATTAACAAACTAGTTGATAAAGGAAATACAATTCTGGTTATCGAACACAATATGGACGTTATAAAACTTGCGGATTATATTATCGATATTGGCCCAGAAGGAGGAAAAGGCGGCGGACAATTGGTTGCTAAAGGAACTCCTGAAGAAGTAGCAAAGAATAAAAAAAGTTATACGGCTAAGTTTTTGAAAAAAGAATTGGAGTAA
- a CDS encoding TIGR00730 family Rossman fold protein → MRLEDFDNDEDKVIQDRLKQKTWNEIRTNDSWAIFKIMSEFVNGYEAMGRIGPCVSIFGSARTKPDDKYYLLAEKIAYKISKAGYGVITGGGPGIMEAGNKGAHLGGGTSVGLNIELPFEQHFNPYIDHDKNLNFDYFFVRKVMFVKYSQGFVVMPGGFGTLDEMFEAITLIQTKKIGKFPIILVGVEFWSGLIEWVKTVLVEKMHTVSPEDLNLFKIVDTEDEVVDVLDKFYKKYDLSPNF, encoded by the coding sequence ATGAGATTAGAAGATTTTGATAATGATGAAGATAAAGTAATTCAGGATCGTTTGAAACAAAAAACGTGGAATGAAATTAGAACCAATGACAGCTGGGCAATTTTTAAAATTATGTCTGAGTTTGTAAATGGTTACGAAGCAATGGGGCGTATTGGTCCTTGTGTTTCGATTTTTGGATCTGCGAGAACCAAACCAGATGACAAATATTATTTACTGGCTGAAAAAATTGCCTACAAAATTAGTAAAGCAGGTTACGGTGTGATTACAGGAGGTGGTCCCGGAATTATGGAAGCTGGAAATAAAGGCGCACATTTGGGCGGTGGAACTTCGGTTGGGTTGAATATCGAACTTCCTTTTGAGCAACATTTTAATCCGTATATCGATCATGATAAAAACTTGAATTTCGATTATTTCTTTGTGAGAAAAGTAATGTTCGTTAAATATTCGCAAGGTTTTGTGGTTATGCCAGGTGGTTTTGGAACTTTGGACGAAATGTTTGAAGCGATCACTTTGATTCAGACTAAGAAAATTGGAAAATTCCCAATTATTTTGGTTGGAGTTGAATTTTGGTCTGGCTTAATCGAATGGGTAAAAACGGTATTGGTGGAAAAAATGCATACAGTAAGCCCAGAAGATTTAAACTTATTTAAGATTGTAGATACTGAAGATGAAGTTGTTGACGTATTAGATAAATTCTACAAGAAATACGATTTAAGTCCGAATTTCTAA
- a CDS encoding aminopeptidase encodes MEVAVNLELKTLNVKQDITYYNTSNDSLVSIVLNDWNNAFADKNTPLAKRFSDEFYRGFHLAKAADRGKTTILNLLDPNFIALEWERDGKNPDYITVKLNRKLAPGEKIDLHLTYISKIPNDKFTRFGFDQNGGMALKNWFISPARFEDHNFIKYNNFNLDDIANAVTSYEIAIKIPNQYSITTDLNSVSKDVSNSDYSIYSFSGKDRTDFSLFIEKQNGFRTYANESIEIATNLKSKKIDEIQKAIIIDRVASFAENFIGKYPHEKITVSQIDYDRNPFYGLNQLPSFISPFSDDFIFEIQFLKTFLNTYLQNSLCLDPRKDNWVYDGIQIYAMMKYMEENHLDQKMLGRLSNMKLFKSYNITNLTFNEQYSYYYMLMARKNLDQPLGDPKNTLIKFNEQIASKYRAGLSLSYLDDYLNHNIVPESVKEFYNLNKQQQTNRYDFEKILIKKSPKNLDWFFNTIIDSRDIIDYKFSNVSRTADSVKFSIKNKTGFYAPIPVYGIKKKEVVFKEWIEPKTKDSVYAFDRKNADKIVLNYDNEVPEYNQRNNWKSLKHIAVTNRPIKFNFAKDLEDPFYNQILYLPTLTYNYYDGFTPGIRFSNKTILDKPFNFDINPAYSLKAGTISGSSAFSWNQYYRNSTLYNVRYSISQNYFHYAPDATYLRLNPMVLFRIREKDFRDNRKQQFLFRQIIVKREASEFITDNSEPNYSVFNARYSNTKTELIDHFSFMTDLQFSGGFGKVSGEVEYRRLFENNRKLNLRLYAGSFLYNKTNSDYFSFGLDRPTDYLFDYNLFGRSETSGFFSQQYVIAEGGFKSQLEPAFANQWMTTLNTSYAVWNWIELYGDIGFLKNKHQKEFFAYDTGVRLNLVPDYFELYFPVYSNNGWEIAQTKYNEKIRFIITFSPKTLVTLFTRKWF; translated from the coding sequence ATGGAGGTGGCGGTAAATCTTGAATTGAAAACACTGAATGTAAAACAAGATATTACGTATTACAATACTTCGAATGATTCTTTAGTCTCGATTGTTTTAAACGACTGGAATAATGCTTTTGCTGATAAAAACACACCTCTGGCAAAACGATTTTCTGATGAATTTTATAGAGGTTTTCATTTGGCCAAAGCTGCTGACAGGGGAAAAACTACAATTCTAAACCTTTTGGATCCCAATTTTATAGCTCTTGAATGGGAAAGAGACGGTAAAAATCCAGATTATATTACGGTAAAATTAAACAGGAAATTGGCGCCTGGAGAAAAAATAGATTTACATCTTACTTACATTTCAAAAATTCCAAACGACAAATTTACTCGTTTTGGTTTTGACCAAAATGGCGGAATGGCTTTGAAAAATTGGTTTATAAGTCCTGCGCGTTTTGAAGATCATAATTTTATAAAGTACAACAATTTCAATCTAGATGATATTGCCAACGCAGTAACTAGTTACGAAATTGCTATTAAAATCCCGAATCAATATTCTATTACAACAGACCTTAATTCGGTTTCTAAAGATGTAAGCAATAGCGATTACAGTATTTATTCCTTCTCTGGTAAAGACAGAACCGACTTTAGTCTTTTTATAGAAAAGCAAAACGGATTTCGAACTTATGCGAATGAATCAATAGAAATTGCAACTAATTTGAAAAGCAAGAAGATCGATGAAATTCAAAAAGCTATAATTATTGATCGGGTTGCTTCTTTTGCTGAAAACTTTATTGGTAAATATCCGCATGAAAAAATAACAGTTTCTCAAATAGATTACGATCGAAATCCGTTTTATGGTTTAAATCAGCTGCCTTCGTTTATTAGTCCATTTTCAGATGATTTTATATTTGAAATTCAGTTTTTAAAGACATTTTTAAATACTTATCTCCAAAACAGTCTTTGTTTGGATCCGCGAAAAGACAACTGGGTTTATGATGGAATTCAGATTTATGCCATGATGAAATATATGGAAGAGAATCATCTGGATCAAAAAATGCTGGGAAGACTTTCGAACATGAAGCTTTTTAAAAGTTACAACATCACCAACTTAACTTTTAATGAGCAATACAGCTATTATTACATGTTAATGGCTCGTAAAAATTTAGATCAGCCTCTGGGAGATCCAAAGAATACTTTAATCAAATTCAACGAACAGATTGCCAGTAAATATCGAGCTGGATTAAGTTTGAGTTATTTAGATGATTATCTGAATCATAATATTGTTCCAGAAAGTGTAAAGGAATTTTACAATCTCAACAAACAACAACAAACAAACCGATACGATTTTGAAAAAATATTAATCAAAAAAAGTCCAAAAAATCTAGATTGGTTCTTTAATACTATTATTGATTCTCGAGACATAATCGACTATAAATTCTCTAATGTTTCTAGAACTGCAGACAGCGTTAAATTTTCAATTAAAAACAAAACTGGATTTTACGCTCCGATTCCCGTTTACGGAATTAAAAAAAAGGAAGTTGTTTTTAAAGAATGGATCGAACCTAAAACAAAAGATTCTGTTTATGCATTTGACAGAAAGAATGCTGATAAAATTGTTTTAAACTACGATAATGAAGTTCCAGAATACAACCAAAGAAATAATTGGAAATCGCTAAAACATATTGCAGTAACCAATCGCCCAATTAAATTTAACTTCGCCAAAGATTTAGAAGATCCTTTTTACAATCAGATCTTATATCTTCCGACGCTGACTTATAATTATTATGATGGTTTTACGCCTGGAATCCGCTTTAGCAATAAAACAATTTTAGACAAACCTTTTAATTTTGATATTAATCCAGCCTATTCCCTTAAAGCGGGAACGATATCTGGTTCGTCTGCTTTTTCTTGGAATCAATATTACAGAAACTCCACTTTATACAATGTTCGTTATTCCATTAGTCAAAATTATTTTCATTACGCACCAGACGCTACTTATTTGAGATTGAATCCGATGGTGCTGTTCCGCATTCGCGAAAAAGATTTTAGAGACAATAGAAAACAACAATTTTTATTTCGCCAGATTATTGTAAAGCGAGAAGCGAGCGAATTTATTACGGATAACTCTGAGCCCAATTATTCTGTTTTTAATGCACGTTATTCAAACACCAAAACTGAACTGATTGACCATTTTAGTTTTATGACCGATTTGCAATTTTCGGGTGGATTTGGAAAAGTCTCAGGAGAAGTTGAATACCGAAGATTATTTGAGAACAATCGTAAACTAAACTTAAGATTGTACGCTGGAAGTTTCTTGTATAATAAAACAAATTCAGATTATTTTAGTTTTGGTTTAGACCGACCGACTGATTATTTGTTTGATTACAATCTTTTTGGAAGATCTGAAACCAGCGGTTTTTTTAGTCAGCAGTATGTAATTGCAGAAGGGGGTTTTAAATCACAATTAGAACCTGCGTTCGCCAATCAATGGATGACCACTTTGAATACTAGTTATGCAGTTTGGAATTGGATTGAACTTTATGGCGACATTGGTTTTCTTAAAAATAAACACCAAAAAGAGTTCTTTGCTTATGATACTGGTGTGCGTTTAAATCTTGTTCCAGACTACTTTGAACTCTATTTCCCTGTTTATTCTAATAACGGATGGGAAATAGCACAAACAAAATACAATGAAAAAATACGATTTATTATCACTTTTTCGCCAAAAACTTTAGTCACACTTTTTACCCGAAAATGGTTTTAA
- a CDS encoding alpha-ketoacid dehydrogenase subunit alpha/beta, with the protein MIKEKNNTTLTFEDFKTEVLNDYRIAVTSRECSLLGRKEVLTGKAKFGIFGDGKEVPQLAMAKAFKNGDFRSGYYRDQTFMMAIGELDAKQFFAGLYGHTDLAYDPMSAGRQMGGHFVTHSLNEDGSWKDLTKQKNSSSDISPTAGQMPRLLGLAQASKIYRNVDGITIKDKFSVNGNEVAWGTIGNASTSEGLFFETINAAGVLQVPMVMSVWDDEYGISVHARHQTTKENISEILKGYQRDEDAKGYEIFRVKGWDYAELVSTYERAGAIAREEHIPVLIHVNELTQPQGHSTSGSHERYKNAERLAWEKDFDCIRQMRLWMIAINIASPEELAELDFEIKKEVLEAKKEAWNSFINPIIEDQKNLLSLLEQIAEASINHKDRIKKLISELGAIKAPLKKELLVYARKILRFIEVPNSKMLLSNWITNFIAETQEKFSSNLHSESSQNVFSVEKVLPKYAENAKPDLDGRMILRDNFDALFSKYPETLIFGEDVGNIGDVNQGLEGMQEKYGELRVADVGIREATIIGQGIGMALRGLRPIAEIQYLDYLLYAIQIMSDDLATLQYRTVGKQKAPLIIRTRGHRLEGIWHSGSPMGMIINAIRGIHVLVPRDMTQAAGFYNTLLECDEPALVIECLNGYRLKEKTPLNFGEFKTPIGVVETLKEGADITLVSYGSTLRLVQQAANELLDLGIDCEVIDIQSLLPFDINKDIVKSIAKTNRLLVIDEDVPSGASAFILQQILEEQDAYKYLDSKPQTLAAKAHRPAYGTDGDYFSKPSAEDIFEKVYDMMHEVNPSKFPSLY; encoded by the coding sequence ATGATAAAAGAAAAAAACAATACTACACTGACATTTGAAGATTTCAAAACTGAGGTATTGAATGACTATAGAATTGCTGTAACAAGCCGTGAATGTAGTCTTTTAGGTCGAAAAGAAGTACTAACAGGAAAAGCCAAATTTGGAATTTTCGGTGATGGAAAAGAAGTTCCACAGCTGGCAATGGCAAAAGCTTTTAAAAATGGTGATTTCCGTTCTGGATACTATCGCGATCAAACTTTTATGATGGCTATTGGCGAACTGGATGCTAAACAGTTTTTTGCTGGTTTATATGGTCATACCGATTTAGCTTATGATCCAATGTCTGCGGGAAGACAAATGGGCGGACACTTTGTAACGCACAGTTTAAACGAAGATGGTTCTTGGAAAGACTTAACGAAACAAAAAAATTCAAGCTCAGATATATCTCCAACTGCAGGACAAATGCCAAGATTATTGGGATTGGCGCAGGCTTCTAAAATTTATAGAAATGTTGACGGAATTACCATCAAAGACAAATTTTCAGTAAATGGAAATGAAGTTGCCTGGGGAACTATCGGGAATGCGAGTACTTCTGAAGGTTTATTTTTCGAAACTATAAACGCTGCAGGGGTTTTACAAGTTCCGATGGTAATGAGTGTTTGGGATGATGAATACGGAATTTCTGTTCACGCCAGACATCAAACTACTAAAGAAAATATTTCTGAAATATTAAAAGGATATCAACGCGATGAAGACGCTAAAGGTTATGAAATCTTTAGAGTAAAAGGCTGGGATTATGCCGAATTGGTTTCCACTTATGAAAGAGCTGGAGCAATTGCACGCGAAGAACATATTCCAGTTTTGATTCACGTAAACGAATTAACGCAGCCACAAGGCCACTCTACTTCTGGTTCTCACGAACGTTACAAAAATGCAGAAAGACTGGCTTGGGAAAAAGATTTTGACTGTATTCGTCAAATGCGTTTATGGATGATTGCAATTAATATTGCTTCTCCAGAAGAATTGGCAGAACTTGATTTTGAAATAAAGAAAGAGGTTCTTGAAGCTAAAAAAGAGGCTTGGAATTCGTTCATTAACCCAATTATAGAAGATCAAAAAAATCTTCTTAGCTTACTAGAACAAATTGCTGAAGCAAGCATTAATCATAAAGACAGAATCAAAAAATTGATTTCTGAATTAGGCGCTATCAAAGCTCCTTTAAAAAAGGAATTATTGGTTTACGCTAGAAAAATTCTTCGTTTTATTGAAGTTCCAAACAGTAAGATGCTTTTATCAAACTGGATTACAAATTTCATTGCAGAAACTCAGGAAAAATTCAGCAGCAATCTGCATTCTGAATCTTCTCAAAATGTATTTTCTGTAGAAAAAGTGCTTCCTAAATATGCCGAAAATGCTAAACCAGATTTGGACGGAAGAATGATTCTTCGTGATAACTTTGATGCTTTATTTTCTAAATATCCAGAAACTTTAATTTTCGGTGAAGATGTTGGAAACATTGGCGACGTAAATCAAGGTCTAGAAGGCATGCAGGAAAAATACGGAGAACTTCGTGTTGCCGATGTCGGAATTCGTGAAGCGACTATTATCGGTCAAGGAATTGGAATGGCTTTGAGAGGTTTACGCCCAATTGCTGAAATTCAATATTTAGATTATTTATTGTATGCTATTCAGATCATGAGTGACGATTTAGCTACTTTACAATATAGAACTGTTGGAAAACAAAAAGCACCATTAATCATTAGAACCCGTGGACACCGTTTGGAAGGGATCTGGCATTCTGGTTCTCCAATGGGAATGATTATCAATGCGATTCGTGGTATTCACGTTTTGGTTCCAAGAGATATGACACAGGCAGCAGGATTTTACAACACACTTTTAGAGTGCGACGAACCTGCCTTGGTAATTGAATGTTTAAACGGTTACCGCTTAAAAGAAAAAACACCTCTAAATTTTGGTGAATTTAAAACGCCGATTGGTGTTGTAGAAACCTTAAAAGAAGGTGCCGATATTACTTTAGTTTCTTACGGATCAACTTTAAGACTGGTGCAGCAAGCAGCTAACGAATTATTAGATTTAGGAATTGACTGTGAAGTAATTGATATTCAATCTCTACTTCCGTTTGATATCAATAAAGACATTGTAAAAAGTATTGCCAAAACAAATCGTCTTTTAGTAATCGACGAAGACGTTCCTAGCGGAGCTTCAGCTTTCATTTTACAGCAAATTCTAGAAGAGCAGGATGCTTATAAATACTTAGACAGCAAACCGCAGACTCTAGCTGCAAAAGCACACAGACCTGCTTACGGAACTGATGGTGATTATTTCTCTAAACCTTCTGCTGAAGATATTTTCGAGAAAGTATATGATATGATGCACGAAGTTAATCCTTCTAAGTTTCCTAGTTTATACTAA